GAGATCTTCCTCTTGTTCCCCAACTTGAAAGAGCGGCTCAACAGTCAGGGAACCAAGCTCTCAGGCGGCGAGCAGCAGATGTTGGCTATCGGCCGGATCCTGCGCACTGGCGCAAAGTTATTGTTGTTAGACGAACCAACCGAGGGACTTGCGCCGGTGATTGTCCAACAGATTGGCGCGACCATCGAAAGACTAAAGCAAAAAGGTTTTACTATCATTCTGGTGGAGCAGAATTTCCACTTCGCATCGACGATAGCGGATCGGCACTACATCGTTGAGCAAGGCCGTGTCATCGACATGATCCCAGATGATGAAATTGAACGAAACAAGGAAAAATTGAACAGATATCTGGGCGTCTAGTTAGGGACCCCGAACCAGTGAGGAAATTGTCTATAGGACCCTCAAGCATGCGAGCAACTATTAACCAGTGCGACAATCACCTCTCGCTAACAGCTGCTCCTCGGTTAACATCGCAACATCCGCGCATCCGATCTGAGTCAGCGTAATGTCGATCTCACGCCTGAGTAATTCAATCGCCCGCCGGACCCCGACGAGGCCGCCTGCCGCTACTCCGTAGACCATCGCTCTTCCAGCGAAAACAAACTGTGCTCCGAGACACATCGCGATGATGATGTCCGCACCGCGACGTATCCCGCTGTCAAGCATCAGGACGGTTTGCTCGCCAACGGCCGCCTTGATTGAGGGAAACACCTCGACGGGCGACGCTGCCCTGTCCAGCTGCCGACCACCATGGTTAGACACGATGATTCCATCTGCACCCTGTCCCACCGCGCGCCTGGCGTCATCTGGATGCATGATGCCCTTCACCACAAGTGCGCCTGGCCACATGCTCCGATAGAATGCGATTTCGTCCCAGGTATGTGAGGGACAAGGAAACTGCGCGTTGAAGGTGTCGATCGATTGCGCCGGAGTCGCATCCGCACCTGCATAGGGCAGCCAGTCCCCGAAAGCCGAGAAGCCGCCGGTCCGGTAGTAGTTCATCATCCAGCCCGGATGCAGCAAGGCTTCAAGCATCAATAGCGGGCGTGGACGTAAGGCGTAGGAGAATCCATTCCGCAAATTCCTCTCGCGCTTCGGGTGGCAAGGAACGTCCACGGTGACGACGAGGGTCTTCACGCCGGCAATCTTCGCCCGATCGATTAGATCACCGGCAATGCGGCGGTCCCTGGCGGCATAGAGCTGATACCAGAGATGGTCTGGTGCTGCTCGAGCCGCCTCCTCAATGGAAGTGTGACTGGCGCCCGACAGGATGAAAGGCACGTCTTCCTGGACGGCCGCCTTCGCCAGCATCAGATCGCCTCCCGGGCGGAACAGCCCCACCATCCCGGTCGGTGCAATACCGAAAGAGGTCGAATAGCGCCGACCGAAAATTTCCTTACCCTGATTGCAGTTGGCGACGTCGATGAGGTAACGCGGCACGAAAGCGTAGCGCTGGAAGGCATTCTCGTTGCGGGCGAGACAGAGTTCGTCTTCGACGCCACCCTCTATGTAATCGAAGACGATCTTGGGCAGCCGCCGCTTCGCCAGGCGGTGGAGATCGGCGATGCTGACGGCGTCCTGAACTGTCATCTGCACTCTGCGTCATCCGTCGCGGGGTGACGAGCCAAGGCCCGTCACCTGATCCGCGATTACTTCTCGATTGGCTTCCAGACGCCATCCGAGAACTGCATGAAGGTCAAAGGCAGCTTTGCGATATTGCTGTCGACGAAACTGATCGAGCCCGTCACGCCAGCGAAATCCTTAGTTTCCTTCAGAGCCTTTAGAATGCCCTCCTTTGTATAGCCGCCGCGCTCCATGGCCGACGCATAGAGCCTGACCGCGTCATAGAAATAGGGGCCGTACAGATCCGGCTTCTTCCCGTATTTCGCTTCGTATTCGCTGTT
The window above is part of the Rhodoligotrophos appendicifer genome. Proteins encoded here:
- a CDS encoding alpha-hydroxy acid oxidase; this encodes MTVQDAVSIADLHRLAKRRLPKIVFDYIEGGVEDELCLARNENAFQRYAFVPRYLIDVANCNQGKEIFGRRYSTSFGIAPTGMVGLFRPGGDLMLAKAAVQEDVPFILSGASHTSIEEAARAAPDHLWYQLYAARDRRIAGDLIDRAKIAGVKTLVVTVDVPCHPKRERNLRNGFSYALRPRPLLMLEALLHPGWMMNYYRTGGFSAFGDWLPYAGADATPAQSIDTFNAQFPCPSHTWDEIAFYRSMWPGALVVKGIMHPDDARRAVGQGADGIIVSNHGGRQLDRAASPVEVFPSIKAAVGEQTVLMLDSGIRRGADIIIAMCLGAQFVFAGRAMVYGVAAGGLVGVRRAIELLRREIDITLTQIGCADVAMLTEEQLLARGDCRTG